In Salvelinus alpinus chromosome 20, SLU_Salpinus.1, whole genome shotgun sequence, a genomic segment contains:
- the hpxa gene encoding hemopexin: protein MVTAHSPGSGIKDPSSRRPGTFTQNFLLYPKDNMKLLSQTLCLCLVMALSHAHHHAGHQDGGDEGHEGHDHAHHAGVMLDRCQGLEMDAVAVTEEGIPYFFKGDHVFKGFHGKAELSNKSFVELDDHHHLGHVDAAFLMHFPDKPTEHDHIFFMLDTKVFSYYKHQLETGFPKDISEVFPGIPDHLDAAVVCPAPDCDEDTVIFFKGDEIYHYNVKTKKVEEKKFEGMPNCTSAFRFMEHYYCFHGHQFSKFDPKTGEVHGRYPKEARDYFMKCSKFGDTTDHIERERCSRVHLDAITSDDAGNIYAFRGHHFLEQDAGNDTWAAGTIESDFKELHSEVDAIFSYENHLYMIKDDMVYVYKVGEPHTHLDGYPKPLKEVLGVEGPIDAAFVCQDHHIAHVIKGQTVYDVDLKASPRVPVKEGSFTLFDKVDAGMCGPEGVKLFKGNHYFHFPSMKVMLMARAIPEEHKTALELFGCDH from the exons ATGGTGACAGCCCACAGCCCTGGCTCAGGGATAAAAGACCCGTCCAGCCGCAGACCAGGCACCTTTACCCAGAACTTTCTCCTGTACCCGAAGGACAACATGAAGCTGCTCTCCCAGACACTGTGTCTGTGCCTGGTGATGGCTCTCAGCCATGCCCACCACCATGCTGGACATCAAGATGGAG GAGATGAGGGACATGAGGGACACGACCATGCCCATCACGCTGGTGTTATGCTCGACCGCTGCCAGGGGCTCGAGATGGACGCTGTTGCTGTGACTGAGGAAGGAATCCCTTACTTCTTCAAGG GTGACCATGTGTTCAAGGGTTTCCACGGTAAAGCCGAGCTCTCCAACAAATCGTTCGTTGAGCTGGACGACCATCACCATCTGGGGCACGTGGACGCTGCCTTCCTCATGCACTTTCCAGACAAACCCACTGAGCATGACCACATCTTCTTCATGCTG GACACCAAAGTGTTCAGCTACTACAAGCACCAACTGGAGACGGGCTTCCCGAAGGACATCTCTGAGGTGTTCCCTGGTATCCCTGACCACCTGGACGCTGCCGTGGTGTGTCCCGCTCCCGACTGTGACGAAGACACCGTTATCTTCTTCAAGG GTGATGAAATCTACCACTACAATGTGAAGACGAAGAAGGTTGAGGAGAAAAAGTTTGAGGGCATGCCCAACTGCACCAGCGCATTCCGCTTCATGGAGCATTACTACTGTTTCCATGGACACCAGTTCTCCAAGTTCGACCCGAAGACGGGGGAGGTGCACGGGAGGTACCCCAAGGAGGCCCGCGACTACTTCATGAAATGTTCCAAGTTCG GAGACACCACAGACCACATCGAGAGAGAGCGTTGCAGCCGTGTGCATCTGGACGCCATCACCTCTGACGACGCCGGAAACATCTATGCCTTCAGAG GCCACCACTTCCTGGAGCAAGATGCTGGCAATGACACGTGGGCAGCCGGCACCATCGAGAGCGACTTCAAGGAGCTGCACAGCGAGGTGGATGCCATCTTCTCCTATGAAAACCACCTCTACATGATCAAG GATGACATGGTGTACGTTTACAAAGTTGGGGAGCCCCACACCCACCTGGACGGCTACCCCAAACCCTTGAAGGAGGTGCTGGGAGTGGAGGGCCCTATCGACGCTGCCTTCGTGTGTCAGGACCACCACATCGCTCACGTCATTAAAG GTCAGACAGTCTACGATGTTGACCTGAAGGCCTCTCCACGTGTTCCAGTTAAAGAAGGCTCCTTCACCCTCTTCGACAAGGTGGATGCTGGCATGTGCGGCCCAGAGGGCGTGAAGTTGTTCAAGGGAAACCACTACTTCCACTTTCCGAGCATGAAGGTCATGCTGATGGCCAGGGCTATTCCTGAGGAGCACAAGACAGCCCTGGAGCTGTTTGGCTGTGACCACTAG